In the Geobacter sp. FeAm09 genome, one interval contains:
- a CDS encoding Rossmann-like domain-containing protein, translating into MEQRENRQPAGMLDNDSHSSSRHLLDGTAQTLRELTGGAIAELRIERVVVGVFFTGVKLSNGCGGVAYTPPAQIKRAGVEILKGSSQVIKGMEVTRVLAGELVGPFAEIVRLSTINALSVPFFNSGRYAVDSGNDISGFDQLFSGRRVCVVGAIIPLLKRLRSLGTAETVIIDQKEDTTFEASLGRRVSLGQTAEALARCETAVFTGASIANGSLPRLLAMVPADAAIAVVGPTAGFIPDELFRRNVALVGTVIMHDSDRALDVLAEGGGAYQLFGTCMRKINIRNVKRIRELHLAGSNQTKRRNAS; encoded by the coding sequence ATGGAGCAACGGGAGAACAGACAGCCGGCCGGTATGCTCGACAACGATAGCCACAGCTCGTCCCGGCACCTGCTCGACGGGACCGCGCAAACTCTCCGGGAGCTCACCGGCGGCGCCATCGCGGAATTACGGATCGAACGGGTCGTCGTGGGGGTCTTTTTCACCGGGGTCAAGCTGAGTAACGGTTGCGGCGGGGTCGCCTACACACCTCCCGCCCAGATCAAGCGGGCCGGCGTGGAGATCCTGAAGGGCTCCTCGCAGGTCATCAAGGGGATGGAAGTGACGCGGGTGCTCGCGGGAGAGCTCGTCGGCCCCTTTGCCGAGATCGTCAGGCTCTCCACCATCAACGCCCTTTCGGTGCCGTTCTTCAACAGCGGCCGCTATGCGGTGGATTCCGGCAACGATATCAGCGGCTTCGACCAGTTGTTCAGCGGCCGCCGCGTCTGCGTGGTGGGCGCGATCATACCGCTGCTCAAGCGCCTGAGGAGCCTGGGGACAGCGGAAACGGTCATCATCGATCAGAAGGAGGATACCACGTTCGAGGCGAGCCTCGGTAGGCGCGTATCCCTGGGACAAACGGCCGAGGCCCTGGCCCGCTGTGAAACCGCCGTGTTTACCGGGGCATCGATAGCCAACGGCTCGCTGCCCCGGCTGCTCGCCATGGTGCCGGCCGATGCGGCCATTGCGGTGGTCGGGCCGACCGCCGGGTTTATCCCGGACGAACTGTTCCGCCGCAATGTGGCGCTGGTCGGCACGGTAATCATGCACGACAGCGACCGGGCCCTGGATGTGCTTGCGGAAGGCGGGGGGGCCTACCAGCTCTTCGGAACCTGCATGCGAAAGATCAATATCCGTAACGTGAAACGGATACGTGAGCTGCATCTGGCAGGCAGCAATCAAACCAAAAGGAGAAATGCTTCATGA
- a CDS encoding FmdE family protein: protein MSAFSQDEYRKLLEEAVNYHGHKCAGIESGTRMTMCALERVGIADPKGADRKKLLVFVEVDRCATDAITALTGCQPGKRTMKVLDYGKMAATFVNLDTGKAVRLASNMGKQEAPDGTSIMPDFTTATDDELFIIQDVEVPLRPEDLPGKPVRKATCSKCGEKVMDGREVEVDGRPLCKPCAEDRTYYRAIA from the coding sequence ATGAGCGCGTTTTCGCAGGACGAGTATCGCAAACTGCTGGAGGAGGCGGTGAATTACCACGGCCACAAGTGCGCCGGTATCGAAAGCGGCACCAGGATGACCATGTGCGCCCTCGAGAGGGTCGGCATTGCAGACCCCAAGGGTGCCGACAGGAAGAAGCTTTTGGTGTTTGTCGAGGTGGATCGTTGTGCAACCGATGCCATAACGGCCCTGACCGGATGCCAGCCGGGCAAGCGCACCATGAAGGTACTCGATTACGGCAAGATGGCGGCGACCTTCGTCAATCTGGATACGGGCAAGGCGGTTCGCCTGGCCTCCAACATGGGCAAGCAGGAGGCGCCCGACGGCACGAGCATCATGCCCGACTTCACCACCGCCACCGACGACGAGCTGTTCATCATCCAGGATGTGGAGGTGCCGCTGCGCCCGGAAGACCTGCCCGGCAAGCCGGTGCGCAAGGCGACCTGCTCAAAATGCGGCGAAAAGGTCATGGATGGCCGTGAGGTGGAGGTGGACGGCAGGCCGTTGTGCAAACCCTGTGCGGAGGACAGGACCTATTACCGCGCCATTGCCTGA
- a CDS encoding energy transducer TonB → MRYPGLARRMGWSGTLLIEFVVQKDGSADMVRIVSSSGVPLLDRDARETVLKSAPFPKPPVSATLRFPMEYKLEN, encoded by the coding sequence ATGAGGTACCCCGGCCTGGCGCGCCGCATGGGGTGGAGCGGCACGCTCCTGATCGAGTTCGTCGTTCAGAAGGATGGCTCGGCCGACATGGTGCGCATTGTCTCCAGCAGTGGCGTACCCCTGCTCGACAGGGACGCCCGGGAGACGGTATTGAAAAGCGCGCCGTTCCCCAAGCCCCCGGTCAGTGCCACGCTGAGGTTTCCCATGGAATACAAGCTCGAAAACTGA
- a CDS encoding ABC transporter substrate-binding protein: MYSKFLLFLLLNLILAPSLHAREITDMAGRRVVVPDVIRRVFTSSPPATYMMYALDPTLLVGSNYSVKEQDKRFLRPEFTRLPVAGGMFGQGHTVNMETLLALKPDIVLSWSTWGSKADELFVERMRKAGIPTVFIKLDRLEDYPDAFRFMGDLFGRRERAKQLGTYASETLRTMAGIAARIPEKERLRVYYAEGTDGLSTEGEKSWHAQLIPMAGGKNVHKGGQSDQAGMEKVSMEQVLMYNPDVILTHDRIFYASLAKDRRWHDVRAVAGKRVYLIPTVPFNWFDRPPSFMRLLGLKWLAGTLYPKRYPLDIRTETRKFYRLFLGVELSERDIREILNR; encoded by the coding sequence ATGTATTCTAAATTCCTGCTGTTTCTTTTGCTCAACCTGATCCTCGCGCCGTCACTCCACGCGCGGGAGATTACCGATATGGCCGGCCGCAGGGTCGTGGTGCCGGATGTCATCAGACGCGTCTTCACCTCATCGCCGCCGGCCACGTACATGATGTACGCCCTGGACCCCACCCTGCTCGTGGGCAGCAACTACAGCGTCAAGGAGCAGGACAAACGCTTCCTCCGGCCCGAGTTTACCCGCCTTCCGGTTGCCGGCGGGATGTTCGGCCAGGGACATACCGTCAACATGGAGACGCTTCTGGCCCTCAAGCCGGATATCGTGCTGAGCTGGAGCACCTGGGGCTCGAAGGCGGATGAGCTCTTTGTCGAACGGATGCGCAAGGCCGGCATACCGACCGTGTTCATAAAGCTCGACCGCCTCGAAGACTACCCCGACGCTTTCCGCTTCATGGGTGATCTGTTCGGCCGCAGGGAACGGGCAAAGCAGCTGGGCACGTACGCAAGCGAGACCCTGCGGACCATGGCGGGCATTGCCGCCCGTATTCCCGAAAAGGAGCGGCTGAGGGTCTATTACGCGGAGGGGACGGACGGGCTTTCCACCGAAGGGGAAAAATCGTGGCATGCCCAGTTGATCCCCATGGCGGGGGGGAAAAACGTCCACAAGGGGGGGCAGTCCGACCAGGCAGGCATGGAGAAGGTCAGCATGGAACAGGTGCTGATGTACAACCCGGACGTCATCCTCACCCATGACCGGATCTTTTACGCCTCCCTCGCCAAAGACCGGCGCTGGCACGATGTGCGGGCCGTTGCGGGAAAACGCGTCTATCTCATCCCCACGGTTCCCTTCAACTGGTTCGACCGCCCCCCTTCGTTCATGAGGCTCCTGGGCCTGAAGTGGCTTGCCGGCACCCTCTATCCGAAGCGCTATCCGCTGGATATCCGCACCGAAACCAGAAAATTCTACCGTTTGTTCCTCGGTGTGGAACTGAGCGAACGGGATATCCGGGAGATACTCAACCGATGA
- a CDS encoding iron ABC transporter permease, protein MKSLKLLVFALILVLVMLVSLALGKYPLQLTEIVNFLAYRFFGWGTFDAERLQLLHNLIIEIRLPRIINAALIGAALSVSGAAYQAIFINPLADPKILGVLAGASFGASLGMVFLKTWYAVQVSTLIGGFAAVGITIGVARLYRINSPIMLVLGGIVSEVLFMSLLSIVKYISDPYNQLPAITYWLLGNTAMADMDMAVKCGTPICLGIICLIFLGRHLNVLSMGDEEARALGVNVELVRMTVIICATVVSTLTVVMAGMINWVGLIIPHIVRMMIGPDNETLMPASVLVGASYLVVADDVSRLAFNFEIPIGIVTSLVGIVFFLLVLKNAQKGWQ, encoded by the coding sequence ATGAAATCGCTGAAACTGCTCGTGTTCGCCCTGATTCTCGTCCTCGTCATGCTCGTGTCCCTTGCCCTGGGCAAATACCCGTTGCAGTTGACGGAGATCGTCAACTTCCTCGCCTACCGTTTTTTCGGCTGGGGGACCTTCGATGCCGAACGCCTGCAACTGCTGCACAACCTGATCATCGAAATCAGGCTCCCGCGGATCATCAACGCGGCCCTGATCGGCGCGGCCCTGTCGGTGTCCGGGGCGGCCTACCAGGCGATCTTCATCAATCCGCTGGCCGACCCGAAGATCCTGGGGGTGTTGGCCGGGGCTTCCTTCGGCGCCTCTCTCGGCATGGTCTTCCTGAAGACGTGGTACGCCGTGCAGGTCTCCACCCTGATCGGGGGCTTTGCCGCGGTGGGGATCACCATCGGCGTGGCCCGCCTCTACAGGATCAACAGCCCCATCATGCTGGTGCTGGGGGGGATCGTCAGCGAAGTGCTCTTCATGTCGCTCCTTTCCATAGTCAAATACATCTCCGACCCGTACAACCAACTCCCGGCCATCACCTACTGGCTTCTGGGCAACACCGCCATGGCCGACATGGATATGGCCGTCAAATGCGGCACCCCGATCTGCCTCGGCATTATCTGCCTGATCTTTCTGGGGCGGCATCTCAACGTGCTCAGCATGGGGGACGAGGAGGCCCGGGCGCTCGGCGTCAACGTGGAGCTGGTCAGAATGACGGTGATCATCTGCGCCACCGTGGTCAGCACCCTGACGGTGGTCATGGCCGGCATGATCAACTGGGTCGGCCTGATCATCCCCCATATCGTCAGGATGATGATCGGCCCGGACAACGAGACGCTGATGCCGGCTTCCGTGCTGGTGGGGGCGTCGTATCTCGTGGTTGCCGACGACGTCTCCCGCCTGGCGTTCAATTTCGAGATTCCCATCGGCATCGTGACCTCACTGGTCGGAATCGTGTTCTTCTTGCTGGTGTTGAAAAATGCCCAGAAAGGATGGCAGTGA
- a CDS encoding ABC transporter ATP-binding protein yields the protein MALIDTQHLSFSYRRQAVLTDIDLSVAEGSVLALLGPNGSGKTTLLKLMTGLLKPVRGHVRLNDRDIHTMPQRELARNLAYVPQVHRETFAYRVVDVVLMGRMPHKSFFSRYGAADRLIAHEALEKLGIAHLADRPYTEVSGGERQLALIARAMTQGARAFIMDEPTNGLDYGNQVRLLERLKALAADGYTFVFSTHHPDHALAVADRVVMMRKGVITHDGVVGDTVTQDSLMDLYNVDVRMYPVENGVCVCVPAVRLCGCGGKAH from the coding sequence ATGGCGCTCATCGATACGCAGCACCTTTCATTTTCCTATCGCCGCCAGGCAGTGCTGACGGATATCGACCTCTCCGTTGCCGAGGGGTCGGTGCTGGCCCTATTGGGCCCCAACGGCAGCGGCAAGACCACCCTGCTCAAGCTGATGACCGGCCTGCTGAAGCCGGTTCGCGGGCACGTCCGCCTGAACGACCGCGATATCCATACCATGCCGCAGCGGGAATTGGCCCGAAACCTGGCCTATGTGCCGCAGGTGCATCGCGAGACGTTTGCCTACCGGGTCGTGGATGTGGTGCTCATGGGCAGGATGCCGCACAAAAGTTTTTTTTCACGCTACGGCGCGGCGGACCGTCTGATAGCCCACGAGGCGCTGGAAAAGCTCGGCATAGCGCACCTGGCTGATCGTCCCTACACCGAGGTCAGCGGCGGCGAGCGCCAACTGGCCCTGATCGCCCGCGCCATGACCCAGGGGGCGCGGGCCTTCATCATGGACGAACCGACCAACGGCCTGGATTACGGCAACCAGGTCCGCCTGCTGGAACGCCTCAAGGCGCTTGCGGCGGACGGCTACACCTTTGTCTTTTCCACCCACCATCCCGATCACGCATTGGCCGTCGCGGACCGGGTGGTGATGATGCGCAAGGGCGTCATCACCCATGACGGCGTGGTCGGCGACACGGTCACCCAGGACAGCCTCATGGATTTGTACAACGTGGATGTACGCATGTATCCGGTGGAGAACGGGGTCTGCGTCTGCGTCCCGGCGGTGCGCCTGTGCGGTTGCGGGGGAAAGGCCCATTAG
- a CDS encoding TonB-dependent siderophore receptor, translating to MKRSACRTVSNGIVGAAAAMCVMAAFAMPVSAEDKEVKNDENGNVFTLGKVEVGAKADKQKNSVVSTVGEEEMLQFDTKNIGQAANLISGVTASVSGKRGESGFNVRGFDNRRTPIYLDGIPLYVPYDGYIDTGRFMTYDLSEIDISKGFASVLYGPNTLGGAVNMVSKRPTKTFEGNAGAGYTSGDAYHAFANLGTNQKSWYLQGGGSWVDVHSFTLSDDFKATALESGDRRKNSYQRDGKASIKVGFTPNSTDEYALSYIYQHGEKGVPPYAGSNSNSISKATYWQWPWWDKQSVYLSSNTAIAEKSYVKTRIYYDQFKNSLNQYASDYATLLTGSYSPSRYDDYTVGTSIEAGTTLIPYNTLKMAFHFKDDVHRDVTTVTPESRYEDRTYSVGVEDTIDFTKKLSAVVGIGYDKLTGVEAHKYDSNSKAFLDIPLADRDALSPQATLFYTYSDTGKIHASVAMKTRFPSIKERTTASIDGSNLPNPGLKPETSINYELGVQDTVVNLVKVKSNFFVDAISDYIASVNTGILVTNYNNKKVNQTQNRNTGRVNRYGYEFEALAPIGDTAEAGFNYTFIYNDNLSSSDNITDIPKHKLFAYGKVSPIKQLSVLASVEYDTKRFSSTDGSTTAREFVVVNTKVGYEVIKDGTLEAGINNLLDRNYSYSDGYPEPGRTYFVQARYRF from the coding sequence ATGAAACGAAGCGCATGCAGGACGGTAAGCAACGGGATCGTGGGCGCAGCGGCGGCCATGTGTGTCATGGCGGCTTTCGCCATGCCGGTATCGGCTGAAGACAAGGAGGTGAAAAACGACGAAAACGGCAACGTGTTCACCCTGGGCAAGGTTGAGGTGGGGGCAAAGGCCGACAAGCAGAAAAACTCCGTGGTTTCAACGGTAGGCGAAGAGGAGATGCTGCAGTTCGACACAAAGAATATCGGCCAGGCCGCCAACCTGATCTCCGGCGTCACCGCATCGGTGTCCGGCAAACGGGGGGAATCAGGCTTTAACGTCCGCGGCTTTGACAACAGGCGCACCCCCATCTACCTGGACGGCATTCCGCTCTATGTCCCCTATGACGGCTACATCGATACGGGGCGCTTCATGACCTACGATCTGTCGGAAATAGACATTTCAAAAGGTTTCGCCTCGGTGCTCTACGGCCCCAACACCCTGGGCGGCGCGGTAAACATGGTGTCCAAGCGACCGACAAAGACGTTTGAAGGCAATGCCGGGGCCGGCTACACCTCGGGCGACGCCTACCATGCCTTTGCCAACCTGGGCACCAACCAGAAATCGTGGTACCTGCAAGGGGGCGGATCATGGGTAGATGTCCATTCCTTCACACTCTCCGATGATTTCAAAGCGACAGCGCTGGAAAGTGGCGACAGGCGCAAGAACTCCTACCAGCGCGACGGCAAGGCTTCCATCAAGGTCGGCTTTACCCCGAACAGCACCGACGAGTATGCGCTCAGCTACATCTACCAGCATGGCGAAAAGGGGGTCCCCCCCTATGCCGGCAGCAATAGCAACTCCATATCGAAAGCCACGTATTGGCAGTGGCCGTGGTGGGATAAACAGAGCGTGTACCTGAGCAGCAATACCGCCATTGCAGAGAAAAGTTATGTCAAAACACGCATCTACTACGACCAATTCAAAAACTCGCTGAATCAATATGCTTCAGACTATGCAACATTATTAACAGGCAGTTATTCGCCCAGCAGGTATGACGACTACACGGTCGGGACCTCCATTGAGGCAGGAACAACCCTTATACCGTACAATACCCTTAAGATGGCGTTCCATTTCAAGGATGACGTACATCGCGACGTCACAACCGTAACGCCAGAGTCGCGCTACGAGGATCGCACCTACTCCGTAGGAGTCGAGGACACCATTGATTTCACCAAAAAGCTTTCTGCTGTTGTGGGAATCGGATATGACAAGCTCACGGGCGTCGAGGCGCACAAGTACGATTCAAACAGCAAAGCCTTCCTTGACATCCCGCTTGCCGACAGAGATGCGCTAAGCCCTCAGGCAACTTTGTTTTACACATACTCCGACACCGGGAAAATACACGCCTCCGTTGCCATGAAAACCCGCTTCCCTTCCATCAAGGAGAGAACGACGGCCAGCATTGACGGTTCCAACCTTCCCAACCCCGGTTTGAAACCGGAAACATCGATCAACTATGAACTCGGCGTTCAGGATACCGTCGTCAACCTGGTCAAGGTCAAATCAAATTTCTTTGTTGACGCCATCAGCGACTATATCGCATCCGTCAACACCGGCATCCTGGTAACCAATTACAACAACAAAAAAGTAAATCAGACCCAGAATAGAAACACTGGAAGGGTCAACCGGTACGGATATGAATTCGAAGCGTTGGCGCCAATTGGCGACACGGCAGAAGCAGGTTTCAACTACACGTTCATCTACAATGACAATTTGAGCAGTTCCGACAACATTACCGATATTCCCAAACACAAGCTGTTTGCCTACGGCAAAGTGTCTCCCATAAAACAGCTGAGTGTTCTTGCCTCGGTGGAGTACGACACCAAACGCTTCAGCAGCACCGATGGTTCAACCACTGCAAGAGAATTTGTCGTCGTCAACACCAAGGTCGGCTATGAAGTGATAAAAGACGGCACGCTGGAAGCGGGGATCAACAACCTGCTCGACAGGAACTATTCCTACAGCGACGGCTACCCGGAACCGGGCAGGACCTATTTCGTCCAGGCAAGGTATCGGTTCTAG
- a CDS encoding class I SAM-dependent methyltransferase has translation MNGHTIDWNHAWKQAKGELARIDNREFWNKRAPSFSSHVRETDYEKHFLRMMPVDPSWSVLDVGCAAGTLAIPLAKSVRSVTALDLSPVMIDLLRQRCTESAITNITPLVGRWEDDWDSLGIGEYDVAIASRSLVMDDLAEGIAKLNRAARRMVCISALVGDGPFDRRLYDAVGRPLKMGPDYIYVYNYLYQMGIYADVGFIGTTEWKNYESPAEALEKMLWMLDGITPEEERRLKEYLDAQLVRHDGGWRLPEPKVVRWAFIRWEKEA, from the coding sequence ATGAACGGACATACCATAGACTGGAACCATGCCTGGAAACAGGCCAAGGGAGAACTCGCGCGCATCGACAACCGGGAATTCTGGAACAAGCGGGCGCCGTCGTTCTCCAGCCATGTGCGGGAAACGGATTACGAAAAGCATTTTTTGCGGATGATGCCGGTCGATCCGTCCTGGAGCGTGCTCGATGTGGGATGTGCGGCCGGGACCCTGGCCATTCCGCTGGCAAAGAGCGTCAGGTCGGTGACCGCACTCGATCTTTCGCCCGTCATGATCGATCTGCTGCGCCAGCGCTGCACCGAGTCGGCAATCACCAACATCACCCCCCTCGTCGGCAGATGGGAGGACGACTGGGACAGCCTGGGCATCGGGGAATACGATGTCGCCATCGCCTCGCGGTCCCTGGTAATGGACGACCTTGCCGAAGGCATTGCCAAGCTGAACCGGGCGGCACGGCGGATGGTCTGCATCTCCGCCCTGGTGGGCGACGGCCCCTTCGACCGGCGGCTCTACGACGCCGTGGGGCGGCCGCTCAAAATGGGACCCGATTATATCTATGTGTACAACTACCTGTACCAGATGGGCATATACGCGGATGTCGGCTTCATCGGCACCACGGAATGGAAGAACTATGAAAGCCCGGCCGAGGCGCTGGAAAAGATGCTCTGGATGCTGGACGGGATTACGCCGGAAGAAGAACGCCGGCTCAAGGAGTATCTCGACGCCCAACTGGTCAGGCATGATGGTGGATGGCGCCTGCCGGAGCCAAAGGTGGTGCGCTGGGCCTTCATCAGGTGGGAAAAGGAGGCCTGA
- a CDS encoding radical SAM protein: protein MRCNFCEWRCELGADTYGRCRMYYADGQAIRERFPGMWCSYEVGKIEAVPFYHAYPGSRCLTTGTSSCNFSCTYCSNAFIAKQNPAAMQGSMFHFSAQRMVGMALKLGCRSIVFNVNEPTVSLPTLRELATEAAAAGIPLGCLTNGYTTPEATELLATIFTFFNISLKGLADDFNRSHIGIPSVDPILRTITRLAGTHHVEVTTPVIQGANDHELDDIARFIAAVDPEIPWHVLRLLPEDEMKDAVYPDIVRINETLHTARRHLPYVYFHNFVGSDWVNTLCPECAAPAMERFSLGCGGDQLQRFSCPDGNCPSCGHTIKLLRDETP from the coding sequence ATGCGGTGCAACTTCTGCGAATGGCGCTGTGAACTGGGTGCCGATACCTATGGCCGATGCCGGATGTATTACGCGGACGGTCAGGCCATCAGGGAACGCTTTCCGGGAATGTGGTGTTCCTACGAGGTGGGAAAGATCGAAGCGGTCCCCTTTTACCATGCATATCCCGGAAGCCGGTGCCTGACCACGGGCACGAGCAGTTGCAACTTTTCCTGCACCTACTGTTCGAATGCCTTCATTGCCAAACAAAACCCCGCCGCCATGCAGGGGAGCATGTTTCATTTCTCGGCGCAACGCATGGTGGGGATGGCGCTGAAACTGGGGTGCCGCAGTATTGTCTTTAATGTGAACGAACCGACCGTGTCCCTCCCCACCCTCCGGGAATTGGCGACAGAAGCGGCAGCGGCGGGCATCCCCCTCGGTTGCCTGACCAACGGCTACACGACCCCGGAAGCCACCGAACTGCTGGCCACCATCTTCACGTTCTTCAACATCAGCCTGAAAGGGTTGGCCGACGACTTCAACCGGAGCCATATCGGCATCCCGTCGGTTGATCCAATCCTGCGCACCATCACCCGGTTGGCGGGAACGCATCATGTCGAGGTGACAACGCCGGTCATTCAGGGGGCCAATGACCATGAGCTCGACGATATCGCGCGCTTTATCGCCGCTGTTGATCCCGAAATCCCGTGGCACGTGCTCCGTCTGCTCCCCGAAGACGAGATGAAGGACGCGGTCTATCCCGATATCGTGCGTATCAACGAGACGTTGCACACGGCAAGAAGGCACCTGCCCTATGTCTATTTTCACAATTTCGTCGGCTCCGACTGGGTGAACACCCTCTGCCCGGAGTGTGCCGCGCCGGCCATGGAACGTTTCAGCCTGGGGTGCGGGGGGGACCAGCTGCAACGTTTCTCATGCCCCGACGGGAACTGCCCATCCTGTGGTCACACCATCAAACTACTGAGGGACGAAACGCCATGA
- a CDS encoding ABC transporter substrate-binding protein, with product MTSPVIRIGGYYMLRFALTIVMVLSLCASAYSRTITDMTGRRVAIPDRIERAVALSPPATYLIYTVAPELLAGLNFPLWESEKIFTPERFRKLPVIGGMVGEGRNLNLEVLLRIKPDVAFLWERNRGQFSAVNREYERILKPLGIPLVYVYIDSLKDYPAALLFMGDVLGRKERAARLHRYAVNALHKTERAVAALPEGRRVPVYYAEGIDGLSTEGEGSMHTELIQLSGGKNACRLKPTSPNGMERISMEQLLVYDPEVILVKERICYERILKDARWRQLRAVRSKKVYLIPHVPFNWFDRPPSYMRLLGVQWLTNLLHPTRYPADMMKETREFYSLFLGKELSDRETRDVLQP from the coding sequence GTGACGTCCCCCGTTATCCGTATTGGAGGTTATTACATGCTGCGTTTTGCCCTTACTATCGTCATGGTGCTTTCCCTTTGCGCCAGCGCATATTCGCGCACGATCACCGACATGACGGGGAGGCGGGTGGCCATCCCCGACCGGATCGAACGGGCCGTTGCCCTGTCGCCGCCGGCTACCTACCTGATCTATACGGTCGCTCCCGAGCTTCTGGCCGGGCTCAACTTTCCGTTATGGGAGAGCGAAAAGATCTTCACGCCGGAGCGGTTCAGAAAGCTCCCGGTCATCGGCGGCATGGTCGGCGAAGGGAGGAACCTCAACCTGGAGGTGCTGCTCAGGATCAAGCCGGACGTGGCCTTTCTCTGGGAACGGAACAGGGGCCAATTCAGTGCGGTCAACAGGGAATATGAACGAATCCTCAAGCCGCTGGGCATACCGCTGGTCTATGTGTACATCGACTCGCTGAAGGATTATCCCGCAGCGCTTTTGTTCATGGGAGACGTGCTGGGCAGGAAAGAGCGGGCGGCACGGCTTCACCGTTACGCGGTCAACGCGCTGCACAAGACGGAGCGGGCAGTGGCGGCCCTGCCGGAGGGCAGACGGGTGCCGGTCTATTATGCCGAAGGTATCGACGGACTCTCCACCGAGGGCGAAGGCTCCATGCACACGGAGCTCATTCAGCTGAGCGGCGGCAAAAACGCCTGCCGTCTGAAACCGACCAGCCCCAACGGCATGGAGCGGATCTCCATGGAGCAGCTTCTGGTGTACGATCCCGAGGTGATCCTGGTGAAGGAGCGGATCTGCTACGAACGGATTCTGAAGGATGCGCGCTGGAGACAACTGCGGGCCGTCCGCAGCAAAAAGGTCTATCTCATCCCCCATGTGCCGTTCAACTGGTTCGACCGGCCGCCCTCCTACATGCGGCTGTTGGGCGTCCAGTGGCTGACCAACCTCCTCCACCCAACCCGGTACCCGGCCGATATGATGAAGGAAACCAGGGAGTTTTACAGTTTGTTCCTCGGCAAGGAACTCTCGGACCGGGAAACCCGCGACGTGTTGCAACCGTGA
- a CDS encoding phosphatase PAP2 family protein, with translation MGNMATMLLCLAFMAGCATLEKHDTTPVTKGRVQGYLPSGSLPDMVALIPPPPAAGSTAFALDQETGRASFPLRDSARWALAVQDADLSFPAAAESFSCVLNARISEQDTPRLFRLLRRTLADAGNAVSRPKDTYKRPRPFMVNGERICTPDYEQRLRTSGSYPSGHTTAGWAWALILSEIAPERAEAILVRGRAYGQSRIVCNVHWLSDVNEGRTVAAAVVARLHTDPAFRADLEAARAELAAVRAKGLAPVRDCRAEAEALALSQVPGPQPPSH, from the coding sequence ATGGGAAATATGGCAACGATGCTGTTGTGCCTGGCGTTCATGGCCGGTTGCGCAACACTGGAAAAGCACGACACGACACCGGTCACCAAGGGAAGAGTTCAGGGCTACCTGCCCTCCGGCTCCCTGCCCGATATGGTGGCACTGATCCCGCCGCCGCCCGCCGCCGGTTCAACCGCGTTTGCGCTCGACCAGGAAACCGGCCGCGCCAGTTTCCCCCTGCGGGATTCGGCCCGCTGGGCGCTGGCCGTCCAGGATGCCGACCTCTCCTTTCCGGCCGCGGCAGAGAGTTTTTCCTGCGTCCTGAACGCCCGCATCAGCGAACAGGATACCCCCCGCCTCTTCCGTCTGCTGCGCCGTACCCTGGCCGATGCGGGCAACGCCGTTTCCCGGCCGAAGGATACCTATAAGCGCCCCCGCCCCTTCATGGTGAACGGAGAACGCATCTGCACCCCGGACTACGAGCAGCGTTTGCGCACCAGCGGTTCCTACCCGTCGGGGCACACCACGGCCGGTTGGGCCTGGGCGCTCATCCTGAGCGAGATCGCGCCGGAACGGGCCGAGGCGATCCTGGTTCGGGGAAGGGCCTATGGCCAGAGCCGGATCGTGTGCAACGTGCACTGGCTGAGCGACGTGAATGAAGGGCGCACCGTTGCCGCGGCGGTGGTGGCCCGGCTCCATACCGATCCCGCCTTCCGGGCGGATCTGGAGGCCGCCAGGGCCGAGCTTGCCGCGGTCAGGGCCAAAGGGCTGGCGCCTGTCCGCGACTGTCGCGCCGAGGCCGAGGCGCTGGCCCTGTCCCAGGTTCCCGGGCCGCAGCCGCCATCCCACTAG